In Aegilops tauschii subsp. strangulata cultivar AL8/78 chromosome 3, Aet v6.0, whole genome shotgun sequence, one genomic interval encodes:
- the LOC109753613 gene encoding probable protein ABIL5 isoform X3, giving the protein MDAGSAVEAGRQEGTPTGPAAPFGRSSSSSGLGAKGGATPQSFDGALRELKDLQSQLHQAADCCEKAFLNTEKKQLILDSTKSYICDAVVAVIDHLGTVSSKLEHQLEDKAEITQTEQKISFLKQRLLTCEQYAISLQLLAVRADTGAVQYHRRYLSQSTERNNQENVAKSRGDPEPFKLNSTVAPGATRTLKPYDVESTMGREHAVAGADVGNPASITRSFSFRAEDVQIAAGGHHKKKKKSSHGSNIMSFLKRSKRHA; this is encoded by the exons ATGGACGCGGGGAGCGCCGTCGAGGCGGGGCGGCAGGAGGGGACTCCCACGGGGCCCGCGGCGCCGTTCGGCaggtcgtcgtcgtcgtcgggtCTCGGCGCGAAGGGCGGCGCGACACCCCAGAGCTTCGACGGCGCGCTCAGA GAGCTCAAGGATCTGCAGTCGCAGCTGCACCAGGCGGCGGACTGCTGCGAGAAGGCGTTCCTCAACACCGAGAAGAAGCAGCT AATCCTGGACAGTACAAAGAGCTACATCTGCGACGCGGTAGTAGCGGTGATCGATCATCTGGGGACCGTCTCATCCAAGCTTGAGCACCAGCTGGAGGACAAGGCTGAGATCACGCAAACAGAGCAAAAGATCAGCTTCCTCAAGCAG AGGCTCTTGACATGCGAACAGTATGCAATTTCCCTCCAACTATTGGCCGTTCGTGCGGACACTGGCGCCGTTCAATATCATCGCCGTTACCTCTCGCAAT CTACTGAAAGAAACAACCAGGAAAATGTTGCCAAGTCAAG AGGTGACCCAGAACCCTTCAAGCTCAATAGCACAGTGGCGCCAGGAGCTACTCGCACTCTGAAGCCATATGATGTTGAATCAACCATGG GGAGGGAGCATGCCGTGGCGGGTGCAGACGTTGGAAACCCAGCATCCATAACGAGGTCATTTTCCTTCAGAGCAGAG GATGTTCAAATTGCTGCAGGGGGTCAtcacaagaagaagaagaaaagtagcCATGGCAGCAACATCATGTCATTTCTCAAAAGAAGCAAGCGACATGCGTAA
- the LOC109753613 gene encoding probable protein ABIL5 isoform X2: MDAGSAVEAGRQEGTPTGPAAPFGRSSSSSGLGAKGGATPQSFDGALRELKDLQSQLHQAADCCEKAFLNTEKKQLILDSTKSYICDAVVAVIDHLGTVSSKLEHQLEDKAEITQTEQKISFLKQRLLTCEQYAISLQLLAVRADTGAVQYHRRYLSQSTERNNQENVAKSSRGDPEPFKLNSTVAPGATRTLKPYDVESTMGREHAVAGADVGNPASITRSFSFRAEDVQIAAGGHHKKKKKSSHGSNIMSFLKRSKRHA; encoded by the exons ATGGACGCGGGGAGCGCCGTCGAGGCGGGGCGGCAGGAGGGGACTCCCACGGGGCCCGCGGCGCCGTTCGGCaggtcgtcgtcgtcgtcgggtCTCGGCGCGAAGGGCGGCGCGACACCCCAGAGCTTCGACGGCGCGCTCAGA GAGCTCAAGGATCTGCAGTCGCAGCTGCACCAGGCGGCGGACTGCTGCGAGAAGGCGTTCCTCAACACCGAGAAGAAGCAGCT AATCCTGGACAGTACAAAGAGCTACATCTGCGACGCGGTAGTAGCGGTGATCGATCATCTGGGGACCGTCTCATCCAAGCTTGAGCACCAGCTGGAGGACAAGGCTGAGATCACGCAAACAGAGCAAAAGATCAGCTTCCTCAAGCAG AGGCTCTTGACATGCGAACAGTATGCAATTTCCCTCCAACTATTGGCCGTTCGTGCGGACACTGGCGCCGTTCAATATCATCGCCGTTACCTCTCGCAAT CTACTGAAAGAAACAACCAGGAAAATGTTGCCAAGTCAAG CAGAGGTGACCCAGAACCCTTCAAGCTCAATAGCACAGTGGCGCCAGGAGCTACTCGCACTCTGAAGCCATATGATGTTGAATCAACCATGG GGAGGGAGCATGCCGTGGCGGGTGCAGACGTTGGAAACCCAGCATCCATAACGAGGTCATTTTCCTTCAGAGCAGAG GATGTTCAAATTGCTGCAGGGGGTCAtcacaagaagaagaagaaaagtagcCATGGCAGCAACATCATGTCATTTCTCAAAAGAAGCAAGCGACATGCGTAA
- the LOC109753613 gene encoding probable protein ABIL5 isoform X1, with translation MDAGSAVEAGRQEGTPTGPAAPFGRSSSSSGLGAKGGATPQSFDGALRELKDLQSQLHQAADCCEKAFLNTEKKQLILDSTKSYICDAVVAVIDHLGTVSSKLEHQLEDKAEITQTEQKISFLKQRLLTCEQYAISLQLLAVRADTGAVQYHRRYLSQSTERNNQENVAKSSIFSHSRGDPEPFKLNSTVAPGATRTLKPYDVESTMGREHAVAGADVGNPASITRSFSFRAEDVQIAAGGHHKKKKKSSHGSNIMSFLKRSKRHA, from the exons ATGGACGCGGGGAGCGCCGTCGAGGCGGGGCGGCAGGAGGGGACTCCCACGGGGCCCGCGGCGCCGTTCGGCaggtcgtcgtcgtcgtcgggtCTCGGCGCGAAGGGCGGCGCGACACCCCAGAGCTTCGACGGCGCGCTCAGA GAGCTCAAGGATCTGCAGTCGCAGCTGCACCAGGCGGCGGACTGCTGCGAGAAGGCGTTCCTCAACACCGAGAAGAAGCAGCT AATCCTGGACAGTACAAAGAGCTACATCTGCGACGCGGTAGTAGCGGTGATCGATCATCTGGGGACCGTCTCATCCAAGCTTGAGCACCAGCTGGAGGACAAGGCTGAGATCACGCAAACAGAGCAAAAGATCAGCTTCCTCAAGCAG AGGCTCTTGACATGCGAACAGTATGCAATTTCCCTCCAACTATTGGCCGTTCGTGCGGACACTGGCGCCGTTCAATATCATCGCCGTTACCTCTCGCAAT CTACTGAAAGAAACAACCAGGAAAATGTTGCCAAGTCAAG CATTTTTTCACACAGCAGAGGTGACCCAGAACCCTTCAAGCTCAATAGCACAGTGGCGCCAGGAGCTACTCGCACTCTGAAGCCATATGATGTTGAATCAACCATGG GGAGGGAGCATGCCGTGGCGGGTGCAGACGTTGGAAACCCAGCATCCATAACGAGGTCATTTTCCTTCAGAGCAGAG GATGTTCAAATTGCTGCAGGGGGTCAtcacaagaagaagaagaaaagtagcCATGGCAGCAACATCATGTCATTTCTCAAAAGAAGCAAGCGACATGCGTAA